In the genome of Paenibacillus sp. FSL R5-0766, one region contains:
- a CDS encoding carbohydrate ABC transporter permease translates to MSTVEVMLQKKPKPRSISGPIGKVFLQAFLILVAIVQIYPLIWLALFSLKDNSEIFSGDVAGLPKAFLWSNYTKAMSDGHVLTYFMNSVLVTAASIVLVLILSSMTGYAITRMNWKLSGLTMTIILLGMMVPIHAALLPLFIILKNLSLLNSYWSLIIPYVAFGLPMAVFILGSFFKGIPREMEESAVIDGCGIYRTFFSIILPLVTPAISTVAIFTFLSCWNELMFAVTFINNTAYQTLTVGMMSMVGTYITQWGIIGAGLMITTVPTVIIYLLLNKQVQKSMIAGAIKG, encoded by the coding sequence ATGAGTACCGTAGAAGTCATGTTGCAAAAAAAGCCCAAGCCGAGGTCCATCTCCGGACCGATCGGGAAAGTGTTCCTGCAAGCGTTTCTGATCCTCGTCGCGATTGTGCAGATCTACCCGCTCATCTGGCTAGCGCTGTTTTCCCTGAAGGATAACAGTGAGATTTTCAGCGGTGATGTGGCCGGGTTGCCCAAAGCGTTTTTGTGGAGCAACTACACCAAAGCAATGTCCGACGGCCATGTGCTGACCTATTTTATGAATAGTGTGCTGGTTACTGCGGCCTCCATTGTCTTGGTACTGATCCTGTCCTCCATGACGGGTTACGCAATCACGAGAATGAACTGGAAGCTCAGCGGGTTGACGATGACGATTATTTTGCTGGGCATGATGGTGCCGATTCATGCGGCGCTGCTGCCATTGTTTATTATTTTGAAGAATCTGAGCTTGCTCAACAGTTACTGGTCTCTGATCATTCCCTATGTGGCATTTGGCCTTCCGATGGCGGTATTCATTCTGGGCAGTTTTTTCAAAGGTATCCCAAGAGAGATGGAGGAGTCGGCGGTTATCGACGGCTGCGGCATATACCGGACGTTTTTCTCCATTATCCTGCCTCTGGTAACCCCGGCTATATCAACGGTAGCCATCTTCACATTTCTGTCCTGCTGGAATGAGCTGATGTTTGCAGTTACGTTTATCAATAACACGGCTTACCAGACATTGACGGTGGGTATGATGTCGATGGTGGGAACGTACATTACGCAATGGGGTATCATTGGTGCGGGACTGATGATTACGACGGTGCCAACGGTGATCATCTATCTGCTGCTGAACAAACAGGTGCAGAAGAGTATGATCGCAGGTGCAATTAAAGGTTAG
- a CDS encoding sugar ABC transporter permease, with protein MNSVFSNKGTIAVFVLPTLILFCGIVLIPIFVSSYYSLLDWNGVGRGTFIGLDNYVEMFKDTRVLNSIKNSLLFAGASVFIQLPISLVLALILASNVKGEGFYRTVYFIPVLISTVVIAQLWSKIYNADYGLLNVLLQSIGLSSLAQDWLGQKDTALAASFIPTLWQYVGYHMLLMYAGAKSVSQDVLEAARMDGASRIRTAWSIMIPLMKPILKVSLVFSVIGAFKVFDLIYVLTGGGPFYTTEVPSTLMYATIFDTFRYGYGSAISVFIIVECLVCTILINSLFKTE; from the coding sequence ATGAACTCTGTATTTTCCAATAAAGGCACGATAGCCGTCTTTGTACTGCCCACCCTGATTCTGTTCTGCGGCATTGTGCTTATTCCAATCTTTGTCTCCAGTTATTACAGTCTGCTGGACTGGAACGGCGTAGGCAGGGGTACATTTATCGGCCTGGACAACTATGTAGAGATGTTTAAGGATACCCGGGTGCTGAATTCGATCAAAAACTCCCTGTTATTCGCAGGTGCTTCGGTGTTCATTCAACTGCCGATCTCGTTGGTGCTCGCACTGATTCTGGCGTCTAACGTCAAGGGTGAAGGTTTCTACCGGACCGTGTATTTCATCCCGGTGTTGATCTCGACGGTGGTTATTGCCCAGTTGTGGTCAAAAATTTACAATGCCGATTACGGCCTGCTGAATGTGCTGCTGCAAAGTATCGGCTTATCCAGCCTGGCACAGGACTGGCTGGGGCAGAAGGACACCGCCCTGGCAGCATCGTTTATTCCGACCTTGTGGCAGTACGTGGGGTATCACATGCTGCTGATGTATGCAGGTGCGAAGTCCGTGTCTCAGGATGTGCTCGAAGCTGCTCGAATGGATGGTGCTTCCCGTATTCGCACGGCGTGGTCCATCATGATCCCGCTGATGAAGCCGATTCTGAAGGTAAGTCTTGTTTTTTCGGTCATCGGTGCATTCAAGGTGTTTGACCTGATCTATGTGCTGACTGGCGGCGGGCCGTTCTACACCACTGAAGTGCCAAGCACGCTGATGTACGCTACCATTTTTGATACGTTCCGGTACGGATATGGCAGTGCGATCTCGGTCTTTATCATTGTGGAGTGTCTGGTGTGTACGATCCTCATTAATTCATTGTTCAAAACGGAGTAG
- a CDS encoding polysaccharide deacetylase family protein, which produces MVNIAMVEQESVREKVVAFTFDDGPHPVYTPQVLEIFRRAGGQATFFMIGQEIENHPEIAVEVHREGHEIANHTYTHPDLTKLTLEEAGEELQRAENLVQEVTGQPARCFRPPYFGVNDDILSLAAERGYRTIGAVNGDARDWDNPGVEHILEHTRSVVKPGSVLIFHDGYGDRSQTVEAVRVLVEELVAEGYRLVTVSELLDISREHDIKTT; this is translated from the coding sequence ATGGTCAATATCGCGATGGTAGAGCAGGAGTCAGTTCGGGAAAAGGTTGTGGCGTTCACGTTTGATGATGGGCCGCATCCGGTCTATACACCTCAAGTGCTTGAGATATTCCGGCGTGCCGGTGGGCAGGCGACGTTTTTCATGATTGGCCAAGAGATAGAGAACCACCCGGAGATTGCGGTGGAGGTGCATCGTGAAGGGCATGAGATTGCCAACCATACGTACACGCATCCAGATCTGACCAAGTTGACGCTGGAGGAAGCCGGGGAGGAGCTGCAACGCGCAGAAAATTTGGTTCAAGAAGTTACGGGGCAACCTGCCCGCTGCTTCCGCCCGCCGTATTTTGGCGTAAACGACGATATATTGTCTCTTGCGGCGGAGCGTGGATATCGTACGATTGGTGCGGTCAACGGTGATGCGAGGGATTGGGACAATCCCGGTGTTGAGCACATTCTTGAGCATACCCGATCTGTGGTGAAACCTGGCAGCGTGCTTATATTCCACGATGGGTACGGGGATCGTTCCCAGACGGTGGAGGCGGTTCGTGTGCTAGTGGAGGAACTGGTCGCGGAAGGGTACCGTCTGGTGACGGTGAGTGAGTTGTTAGACATTTCTCGTGAGCATGATATAAAGACGACATAA
- a CDS encoding macrolide family glycosyltransferase: MARVLVVMMPAEGHINPSLGLIKELIESGDEVVYCCTEKYRTKIEALGAQFKAYSFNEATLLNNPNMKPFEIKHPYQFLYMILKKIIRRFIPDVLNLIENETYDYLIFDSLIGWGGQILGEKLGIPTVCSTSTFVFVEPLGSDNQLKDDTEEVKELYNSIVEMSQQIASQFDVAVPSLAEISGHSGQLKIVYTSRYFQPMGDKLDDSFVFTGPSIIPRKDAPAFANESLHALYKQVVYISMGTILNKDLEFYKLCFTAFRDLPVQFILSSGKDTDIEPIADLIPDNFIIRPYVPQLEVLQCVDAFLTHAGMNSTSEALYYTVPLIMLPLTSDQPRVAGRVEELGAGVIVDKNNLTPDVLRNAVLEVLGNASYKEQAEVIGKTLRDAGGYKQAAMAIKNFIGNQPLSATPISSFE; this comes from the coding sequence GTGGCACGTGTGTTAGTTGTGATGATGCCTGCAGAAGGGCATATCAATCCGTCGCTCGGGTTAATCAAGGAGTTGATAGAGAGCGGAGATGAGGTCGTCTATTGTTGTACTGAAAAATACCGGACGAAGATTGAAGCGTTAGGTGCTCAATTTAAAGCTTACTCCTTCAACGAGGCAACCCTGCTCAACAACCCCAATATGAAGCCATTTGAAATCAAGCATCCGTACCAATTCTTATATATGATTTTGAAAAAAATAATTCGACGGTTTATTCCGGATGTTCTGAATCTGATCGAAAATGAAACCTATGACTATTTAATTTTTGATTCTTTAATCGGCTGGGGCGGACAAATTCTAGGTGAGAAGCTAGGTATACCAACGGTATGCTCAACCAGCACCTTTGTTTTTGTGGAGCCTCTTGGATCAGACAATCAACTGAAGGATGATACGGAGGAGGTCAAGGAGCTATATAACAGCATCGTGGAAATGTCCCAGCAAATAGCTTCCCAGTTCGATGTGGCTGTACCTTCCCTGGCGGAAATTTCAGGGCATTCAGGACAACTGAAGATTGTGTATACAAGCCGTTATTTTCAACCCATGGGGGACAAGCTGGACGACAGCTTTGTGTTCACTGGCCCGTCCATTATTCCTCGTAAGGATGCGCCAGCTTTTGCAAATGAATCTCTGCATGCTCTTTATAAGCAGGTCGTTTATATTTCGATGGGAACCATTTTAAATAAAGATCTCGAGTTTTATAAGCTTTGCTTTACGGCCTTTCGTGATTTGCCTGTGCAGTTTATATTATCTTCTGGGAAGGATACCGATATAGAGCCCATTGCTGATCTCATTCCTGACAATTTCATCATAAGACCCTATGTCCCTCAACTGGAAGTGTTGCAGTGTGTAGATGCTTTTCTGACACATGCAGGCATGAACAGTACCAGCGAAGCTTTGTATTACACTGTACCATTAATCATGCTCCCGTTAACATCGGATCAGCCGCGTGTAGCAGGTCGGGTAGAGGAGTTGGGAGCAGGTGTCATCGTGGACAAAAATAACCTTACACCCGATGTGCTTAGAAACGCAGTATTAGAAGTGCTCGGCAATGCCTCCTACAAGGAACAGGCTGAGGTTATTGGGAAAACGTTACGCGATGCTGGCGGGTATAAGCAGGCTGCTATGGCTATTAAGAACTTTATAGGCAATCAACCGTTATCGGCCACGCCCATCTCTTCGTTTGAATGA
- a CDS encoding aldo/keto reductase, whose amino-acid sequence MNHRIPEYTLNDGLKVPAIGFGTYSLKGEEGVKSIASAMDAGYRLIDTAYNYENEATVGRAIKQSSIAREDLLISSKLPGRYHAHDKALVAIQESLYRADLDYYDLYLIHWPNPKKDMYVEAWQALIEAKKRGYIRSIGVSNFLPEHNERLIKETGIAPSLNQIELHPFFDQADQREQDTKHGIVNESWSPIGRGNDAVQDILKDGNILRIAETHGKTPTQIILRWHVQLGSIPIPKAGSLQHQQENIDIFDFELSTEEMQVISAFNRPDGRLWDQDPSEYEEF is encoded by the coding sequence ATGAATCATCGAATTCCGGAATATACATTGAACGATGGCTTGAAAGTGCCTGCAATTGGATTTGGTACCTATAGTTTAAAAGGTGAAGAAGGCGTTAAATCGATCGCGTCCGCAATGGATGCGGGTTATCGATTAATTGATACGGCGTATAACTATGAGAATGAGGCAACGGTGGGCAGAGCAATTAAACAAAGCTCCATCGCCAGAGAAGATCTGCTCATTTCCTCGAAGCTTCCGGGGCGTTATCACGCTCATGATAAAGCACTTGTGGCGATCCAGGAATCCCTGTACAGAGCGGATCTGGATTATTACGACCTGTATCTGATTCACTGGCCCAATCCGAAAAAGGACATGTATGTTGAGGCATGGCAAGCACTGATCGAAGCCAAAAAACGTGGATATATCCGATCCATTGGAGTCAGCAACTTCCTGCCTGAGCACAATGAACGGCTGATTAAGGAAACGGGGATAGCGCCGAGTCTGAATCAGATTGAGCTGCATCCGTTCTTTGACCAAGCCGATCAGCGGGAACAGGATACAAAGCATGGCATCGTGAACGAATCCTGGAGTCCGATTGGACGTGGCAATGATGCCGTACAGGATATTCTGAAGGATGGGAACATTCTTCGGATTGCGGAAACGCATGGCAAAACGCCAACCCAGATCATTCTGCGCTGGCATGTTCAGCTGGGTTCCATTCCCATTCCGAAAGCTGGCTCCTTGCAGCATCAGCAGGAAAATATCGATATATTCGATTTTGAGTTGAGCACAGAAGAGATGCAGGTCATCTCTGCATTTAATCGTCCGGATGGACGTTTGTGGGATCAGGACCCAAGCGAGTACGAAGAATTTTAA
- a CDS encoding mechanosensitive ion channel domain-containing protein, whose amino-acid sequence MDFIRNQLEELGMSGPSIGYLSNVIMVIFIALISVMANVIAKRVVLKTVHRIVSNNRFKWGHIVVQKNLFQKLSHLVPAIIIYYSAYIFPPYQALIEKAAMTYMIVIMITVLNALLNVFDDIYRTYEVSKIRPIKSYIQVAKIVLFIIGGIIVISSLIGQNPLIILSGLGALSAVLMLVFKDSILGLVAGVQLSSNDMVRVGDWIEMPKYNADGDVIDITLNTVKVMNFDKTITMIPSYALISDSFRNWRGMQVSGGRRIKRSIYIDISSIRFCTEEMVAEFEKIHYLTDYVTAKLDEINAYNMEHHINTESTVNGRQLTNVGVFREYIHQYLRNHPKIHKDMTLIVRQLAPGDNGLPLEIYAFSNDINWGVYENVQADIFDHIFAVASTFGLRAFQNPTGHDIVQLKEDKQYSSGY is encoded by the coding sequence ATGGACTTTATCAGAAATCAACTAGAAGAACTCGGCATGAGTGGACCTTCCATTGGATACCTTTCGAATGTGATTATGGTTATTTTTATCGCGTTAATCTCGGTAATGGCGAATGTTATTGCCAAGCGAGTGGTACTGAAGACGGTGCATCGTATCGTGAGTAACAATCGTTTCAAGTGGGGCCACATCGTGGTGCAGAAAAATTTATTTCAGAAGCTGTCACATCTCGTACCGGCCATTATTATCTATTATTCTGCTTATATTTTCCCGCCCTATCAGGCTTTGATTGAAAAAGCAGCAATGACCTACATGATTGTCATCATGATTACGGTTCTGAATGCTCTGCTGAATGTCTTCGATGATATCTATCGTACCTATGAGGTGTCGAAGATTCGCCCAATCAAGAGTTACATTCAGGTAGCCAAGATTGTCCTGTTCATAATCGGGGGCATTATCGTCATCTCCAGCCTGATCGGACAGAACCCGCTCATTATCCTCAGTGGACTTGGGGCATTATCGGCAGTATTAATGCTCGTATTCAAAGACTCGATCCTGGGCCTTGTGGCCGGTGTACAGCTATCGTCGAACGATATGGTGCGCGTTGGTGACTGGATCGAGATGCCAAAGTATAATGCGGACGGTGACGTCATCGACATTACATTGAACACGGTAAAGGTTATGAATTTTGATAAAACGATTACGATGATTCCAAGCTACGCCCTCATTTCGGATTCGTTCCGTAACTGGAGAGGCATGCAGGTGTCCGGCGGCAGAAGGATTAAGCGGAGTATCTATATTGATATCAGCAGTATCCGTTTTTGTACGGAAGAGATGGTGGCTGAATTTGAGAAAATCCACTACCTGACTGATTATGTCACGGCAAAATTAGATGAAATCAATGCATACAACATGGAACATCACATTAATACGGAAAGCACTGTAAATGGCAGACAGCTTACGAATGTCGGTGTATTCAGAGAATACATCCATCAATATCTGAGGAATCATCCGAAAATTCATAAGGATATGACGTTGATCGTGAGACAGCTAGCACCAGGAGATAACGGACTGCCACTTGAGATCTATGCTTTCAGCAATGATATCAACTGGGGTGTATATGAGAACGTTCAGGCGGATATATTTGACCATATCTTCGCGGTGGCGTCAACATTTGGACTACGGGCCTTCCAGAATCCAACCGGACATGACATTGTGCAACTGAAAGAGGATAAACAATATTCGAGCGGATATTGA